From Pseudonocardia autotrophica, one genomic window encodes:
- a CDS encoding thiamine pyrophosphate-dependent enzyme has protein sequence MTPDARTVSTVLADTLSAWGVRHVFGVPSESATHFLDALLEPGRPEFVATRHEGGAAFMAEAHAAASGTVGVALGGRAVGAANLSIGVHTATENSTPMLVLVGQMSHRHQGREGFQETDVPAFLGPVAKAAFEEADPVRVPGAVHRALVLATTGRPGPVVLSLPEEVFGAPSTAPVRAPVAPPRPRPSADDVTDVLAELAAAERPVIVAGAGVLRGGAEDRLREFAERTGVPVLAAWRRHDVFDNDHPLYAGHLQMGTNPQIVRTLSGADLVLAVGSRLGEITVQNYTAITDARVVAIDIDPRMLGKSHPLVLGVVADAGAALDELTTAAPAGIPAGRAEWAAARRAAYEEATAIAEAEHTDRVDSRQVIRLLRAGLPDDAVITNDAGNFAGWLHTFFRFRRPHSYVGAASGAMGYALPAAIGARLAHPDRPVVAVAGDGGAMMTVQELETAVRLRTPVVLVVMNNNMYGSIRMHQERAHPGRVVGSDLGNPDFAALARAFGAAGETVRCDAEFGPALATALLRDGPTVIEVVTDPEQISVSSTITQLRECAR, from the coding sequence ATGACCCCCGACGCCCGGACGGTGTCGACCGTCCTCGCCGACACGCTGTCCGCCTGGGGGGTCCGCCACGTCTTCGGCGTGCCGTCGGAGAGCGCGACGCACTTCCTGGACGCCCTACTCGAACCGGGCCGGCCGGAGTTCGTCGCGACCCGGCACGAGGGCGGGGCCGCGTTCATGGCCGAGGCGCACGCCGCGGCGAGCGGCACCGTCGGTGTGGCACTCGGCGGGCGGGCCGTCGGGGCGGCGAACCTCTCGATCGGTGTGCACACCGCGACCGAGAACTCCACCCCCATGCTGGTGCTCGTCGGCCAGATGAGCCATCGCCACCAGGGCCGGGAGGGCTTCCAGGAGACCGACGTGCCCGCGTTCCTCGGACCGGTCGCCAAGGCGGCGTTCGAGGAGGCCGATCCGGTCCGGGTTCCCGGCGCGGTGCACCGGGCGCTGGTGCTGGCCACCACCGGGCGGCCCGGTCCGGTGGTGCTGTCGCTGCCGGAGGAGGTCTTCGGCGCGCCGAGCACGGCGCCGGTGCGGGCGCCGGTCGCGCCGCCCCGGCCACGCCCCTCGGCCGACGACGTGACCGATGTACTCGCCGAGCTGGCCGCGGCCGAGCGACCGGTGATCGTCGCCGGGGCCGGCGTGCTGCGCGGCGGCGCCGAGGACCGGCTGCGCGAGTTCGCCGAGCGGACCGGGGTTCCGGTGCTGGCGGCCTGGCGCCGGCACGACGTGTTCGACAACGACCACCCGCTCTACGCCGGTCACCTGCAGATGGGCACGAACCCGCAGATCGTGCGGACGTTGTCGGGCGCCGACCTGGTGCTCGCCGTCGGCTCCCGGCTCGGCGAGATCACCGTGCAGAACTACACCGCGATCACCGACGCGCGGGTCGTCGCGATCGACATCGACCCGCGGATGCTGGGGAAGAGCCATCCGCTGGTCCTTGGCGTCGTCGCCGACGCCGGAGCGGCCCTGGACGAGCTCACCACCGCCGCCCCGGCCGGGATCCCGGCCGGCCGCGCGGAGTGGGCGGCCGCGCGCCGCGCGGCCTACGAGGAGGCGACCGCGATCGCCGAGGCCGAGCACACCGACCGCGTCGACTCCCGGCAGGTGATCCGGCTGCTCAGGGCCGGGCTGCCGGACGACGCGGTGATCACCAACGACGCCGGGAACTTCGCCGGCTGGCTGCACACCTTCTTCCGCTTCCGTCGCCCGCACAGCTACGTCGGTGCGGCCTCCGGGGCGATGGGCTATGCGCTGCCGGCTGCGATCGGTGCCCGGCTCGCGCATCCGGACCGGCCGGTCGTCGCGGTGGCCGGCGACGGTGGCGCGATGATGACCGTGCAGGAGCTGGAGACCGCCGTCCGCCTGCGCACCCCGGTGGTGCTGGTCGTGATGAACAACAACATGTACGGCTCGATCCGGATGCACCAGGAGCGGGCGCACCCCGGCCGGGTCGTCGGCTCCGATCTCGGCAACCCGGACTTCGCGGCGCTGGCCCGGGCCTTCGGCGCCGCGGGCGAGACCGTGCGGTGCGACGCCGAGTTCGGACCGGCCCTGGCGACGGCGCTGCTGAGGGACGGCCCGACCGTGATCGAGGTCGTCACCGATCCCGAGCAGATCTCGGTTTCCTCGACGATCACCCAGTTGCGGGAGTGCGCCCGGTGA
- a CDS encoding alpha-hydroxy acid oxidase — MSRRADPLHALTWRTTRSGAGWGPASGRTPEALRRRRFPTMTDLERAARRRSPRFAFDFVDGGTGDDRGGARNRAALDGIEIVPRYGRIGTVDTGVELFGRRYEVPIGIAPTGNDGVAWPDASRRLAGTAAAAGLPYVTGTLASASIEDLAAICGERLWFQLYGMPRDEHRVSIDLVRRAEVAGAQVLVLALDAPVRSKRPRDLRNGLSVPFRPSPRLGVQLALHPAWTRAALRSRVPLFANIARYVDAPDGEPDLGAVAGFVQRELRGGLSWDEVRRFRAIWPRSLVVKGILHPDDARAAVDAGADGVLVSNHGGRQSDAAPAAIDVLPAVTEAVGDRCTVLFDSGIRSGLDVARALALGARAVFSGRGFLTGLAGAGDVGAAHVAELLTEELRTAMAQHGALDLAALRRLAIRHPTSWSPR; from the coding sequence GTGAGTCGCCGCGCGGACCCGCTGCACGCGCTGACCTGGCGGACCACCCGGTCCGGCGCCGGCTGGGGTCCGGCGAGCGGGCGCACGCCGGAGGCGCTGCGGCGCCGCCGGTTCCCGACCATGACCGACCTGGAGCGGGCGGCCCGGCGTCGCTCGCCGCGGTTCGCGTTCGACTTCGTCGACGGCGGCACCGGCGACGACCGCGGCGGCGCACGCAACCGCGCGGCGCTGGACGGGATCGAGATCGTCCCGCGGTACGGGCGGATCGGGACGGTCGACACCGGCGTCGAGCTGTTCGGCCGGCGCTACGAGGTGCCGATCGGGATCGCCCCGACCGGCAACGACGGCGTCGCCTGGCCGGACGCGTCCCGGCGCCTCGCCGGGACCGCCGCGGCGGCCGGGCTGCCGTACGTCACCGGCACGCTGGCGTCGGCGTCGATCGAGGACCTGGCCGCGATCTGCGGTGAGCGATTGTGGTTCCAGCTCTACGGGATGCCCCGCGACGAGCACCGGGTCAGCATCGACCTCGTCCGGCGGGCCGAGGTCGCCGGCGCGCAGGTGCTGGTGCTGGCGCTCGATGCGCCGGTCCGGTCCAAGCGGCCGCGCGACCTGCGCAACGGGCTGTCGGTGCCGTTCCGTCCGTCGCCCCGGCTCGGCGTGCAGCTGGCGCTGCATCCGGCCTGGACCCGGGCGGCGCTGCGCAGCCGGGTTCCGCTGTTCGCCAACATCGCCCGCTACGTCGACGCCCCCGATGGCGAGCCCGATCTCGGCGCGGTTGCCGGGTTCGTCCAGCGCGAGCTGCGCGGTGGCCTGAGCTGGGACGAGGTACGCCGGTTCCGCGCGATCTGGCCGCGGTCACTGGTCGTCAAGGGGATCCTGCACCCCGACGACGCCCGCGCGGCCGTCGACGCCGGCGCCGACGGCGTCCTGGTGTCCAACCACGGTGGCCGCCAGTCCGACGCGGCCCCTGCCGCGATCGACGTGCTGCCGGCGGTCACCGAGGCCGTCGGCGACCGATGCACCGTCCTGTTCGACAGCGGGATCCGCAGCGGTCTCGACGTCGCCCGCGCGCTGGCACTCGGCGCCCGGGCCGTCTTCAGCGGTCGCGGTTTCCTCACCGGACTGGCCGGGGCCGGCGACGTCGGCGCGGCCCACGTCGCCGAGCTGCTGACCGAGGAGCTCCGCACGGCCATGGCACAGCACGGCGCACTCGACCTCGCCGCGCTCCGCCGACTCGCGATCCGCCATCCCACCTCCTGGAGCCCGAGATGA